A DNA window from Erinaceus europaeus unplaced genomic scaffold, mEriEur2.1 scaffold_1259, whole genome shotgun sequence contains the following coding sequences:
- the LOC103125430 gene encoding collagen alpha-1(IV) chain, which yields MPGRDGLGGVPGPPGAPGLMGQPGAKGEPGEIYFDMRLKGDKGDPGFPGQPGMPGRAGSPGRDGHPGLPGPKGSPGSVGLKGERGPPGGVGFPGSRGDTGPPGPPGFGPIGPVGDKGQAGFPGNPGSPGQPGPKGEAGRVVPLPGPPGAEGLPGSPGFQGPQGDRGFPGAPGRPGLPGEKGAVGQPGVGFPGPPGPKGVDGLPGDMGPPGSPGHPGFNGLPGNPGVPGQKGEPGVGQPGLKGLPGLPGIPGSPGEKGSLGGPGVPGEQGAIGPPGLQGLRGDPGPPGLPGPKGAPGVPGMGPPGAMGPPGAQGLPGSSGPPGLKGEKGFPGFPGLDMPGPKGDKGSQGLPGLTGQSGLPGLPGQQGTPGLPGFPGAKGEMGVMGTPGQPGAPGPAGSPGLPGEKGDLGFPGSSGPRGDPGFKGDKGDMGLPGKPGSMDMVDMDSMKGQKGDPGEKGQVGPTGDKGSQGDPGAAGMPGKDGQAGHPGQPGPKGDPGLSGTPGAPGLPGPKGSIGGMGMPGSPGEKGVPGIPGLQGVPGLPGEKGSKGEKGQAGLPGVGVPGRPGDKGDPGLAGFPGSPGEKGEKGRAGLPGVPGSPGSKGSPGSAGYPGSPGMPGEKGDKGLPGLNGVPGSKGEAGVPGSPGSTGPAGQKGEPGRDGFPGSAGEKGEPGLPGRGFPGFPGSKGEKGSKGDVGFPGLAGSPGIPGSKGEQGFMGPPGPQGQPGLPGMPGHPVEGPKGDRGPQGQPGLPGLPGPMGPPGLPGLDGLKGDKGNPGWPGSPGAPGPKGDPGFQGMPGIGGSPGVTGSKGDMGPPGVPGFQGQKGLPGLQGIKGDQGDQGFPGTKGLPGPPGPPGPYDIIKGEPGLPGPEGPAGLKGLQGPPGPKGQQGVTGSVGSPGPPGVPGFDGAPGQKGETGPFGPRDPEASRAPPAPTGLPGSMGSPRHPERGPRLPGDPHSQTVDDPQCPPGHQGPVSRLLPGCTCRGNERAHGQDLGEAGALQHDPPTSPPT from the exons GGTCCACCAGGAGCACCAGGTCTCATGGGCCAGCCGGGGGCCAAGGGTGAGCCTGGAGAGATTTACTTTGACATGCGGCTCAAAGGGGACAAAGGGGACCCCGGCTTCCCTGGCCAGCCTGGCATGCCCGGACGTGCGGGCTCCCCTGGCAGAGATGGACACCCCGGCCTGCCCGGCCCTAAGGGCTCCCCG GGCTCCGTTGGACTGAAAGGAGAACGGGGTCCCCCCGGAGGAGTGGGGTTCCCTGGCAGCCGAGGAGACACTGGCCCCCCGGGGCCCCCTGGGTTCGGCCCCATCGGCCCTGTCGGTGACAAGGGACAGGCGGGCTTCCCGGGGAACCCTGGATCCCCCGGCCAGCCAG GTCCCAAGGGTGAAGCTGGAAGGGTGGTGCCCTTACCTGGCCCTCCCGGTGCAGAAGGACTCCCAGGGTCTCCCGGCTTCCAGGGACCCCAAG GTGACCGGGGCTTCCCGGGTGCCCCCGGCCGGCCTGGCCTCCCGGGAGAGAAGGGAGCTGTGGGACAGCCCGGCGTGGGATTCCCAGGACCCCCCGGCCCCAAAG GTGTGGATGGTCTGCCCGGAGACATGGGGCCACCTGGGAGCCCCGGGCATCCCGGTTTCAACGGCTTACCTGGCAACCCAGGTGTTCCGGGACAGAAG GGAGAGCCTGGGGTCGGCCAGCCGGGACTGAAGGGGCTGCCCGGCCTTCCCGGTATCCCCGGCAGCCCCGGAGAGAAGGGGAGCCTCGGGGGACCCGGTGTTCCTGGCGAGCAGGGAGCTATCGGCCCGCCCGGCCTGCAGGGCCTCCGCG GTGACCCGGGGCCTCCCGGTCTGCCGGGTCCCAAAGGTGCTCCCGGAGTTCCTGGCATGGGCCCACCCGGAGCGATGGGCCCCCCCGGAGCACAGGGCCTCCCGGGTTCTTCAG GCCCCCCCGGACTGAAGGGAGAGAAAGGTTTCCCCGGATTCCCTGGACTGGACATGCCCGGCCCCAAAGGGGACAAGGGTTCTCAGGGGCTGCCCGGCCTCACCGGCCAGTCGGGGCTTCCAGGCCTGCCGGGCCAGCAGGGGACCCCCGGGCTCCCAGGATTCCCAG GCGCCAAGGGAGAGATGGGTGTGATGGGGACCCCAGGACAGCCCGGTGCTCCAGGACCTGCGGGCTCCCCAGGATTGCCCGGCGAAAAAG GGGACCTTGGCTTCCCGGGCTCCTCAGGCCCCAGGGGAGACCCTGGCTTCAAAGGCGACAAAGGGGACATGGGCCTCCCGGGCAAGCCTGGCTCCATGGACATGGTGGACATGGATAGCATGAAGGGCCAAAAGGGTGACCCAGGAGAGAAAG GACAAGTCGGACCCACCGGTGACAAGGGATCTCAGGGAGACCCCGGGGCCGCCGGCATGCCTGGGAAGGACGGCCAGGCGGGACACCCCGGCCAGCCAG GACCCAAAGGTGACCCTGGACTCAGCGGGACCCCCGGAGCCCCCGGGTTGCCTGGACCTAAAGGCTCCATCGGTGGCATGGGTATGCCAG GGAGCCCCGGAGAGAAGGGCGTGCCTGGGATCCCTGGCCTGCAGGGGGTGCCCGGCCTGCCTGGAGAGAAGGGGAGCAAAGGAGAGAAGGGGCAGGCGGGGCTACCCGGTGTGGGCGTCCCTGGGAGGCCTGGAGATAAG ggagacCCCGGTCTGGCCGGCTTCCCCGGAAGCCccggagagaaaggggagaagggtCGAGCCGGCCTTCCCGGCGTGCCTGGCTCCCCCGGCTCCAAGGGCTCACCCGGCAGCGCTGGCTACCCAG GAAGCCCGGGAATGCCCGGAGAGAAAGGTGACAAGGGGCTCCCAGGCCTCAACGGCGTGCCCGGCTCTAAAGGAGAAGCAG GAGTACCCGGGAGCCCTGGCTCCACGGGGCCCGCCGGGCAGAAAGGAGAGCCGGGCAGAGATGGATTCCCAGGGTCGGCCGGAGAGAAGGGAGAGCCAG GGCTTCCTGGAAGAGGCTTCCCCGGCTTCCCCGGCAGCAAAGGGGAGAAAG GTTCCAAAGGCGACGTGGGCTTCCCAGGCCTGGCCGGCAGTCCAGGAATTCCGGGATCCAAAGGAGAGCAGGGTTTCATGGGTCCTCCGGGGCCGCAAGGACAGCCGGGGCTCCCTGGGATGCCCGGACACCCCGTGGAGGGCCCCAAAGGAGACCGCGGCCCCCAGGGACAGCCAGGCCTGCCAG GGCTGCCGGGACCCATGGGTCCTCCTGGGCTCCCTGGGCTGGACGGTCTGAAAGGAGACAAGGGCAACCCAGGCTGGCCGGGCTCCCCCGGCGCCCCCGGCCCCAAGGGAGACCCCGGATTCCAGGGCATGCCC GGCATCGGTGGCTCCCCTGGAGTCACAGGCTCCAAGGGTGACATGGGGCCTCCGGGTGTCCCCGGCTTCCAAG GTCAGAAAGGACTCCCCGGCCTGCAGGGCATCAAAGGAGACCAAGGAGACCAGGGCTTCCCCGGGACCAAAG gtCTTCCAGGCCCCCCCGGACCCCCAGGCCCCTACGACATCATCAAGGGAGAACCTGGCCTCCCTGGACCCGAGGGTCCAGCAGGGCTGAAAGGCCTCCAGGGCCCCCCAGGCCCCAAGGGGCAGCAAG gtgtGACCGGGTCTGTGGGCTCACCTGGGCCACCTGGCGTTCCCGGCTTTGACGGCGCCCCGGGTCAGAAAGGAGAGACGGGCCCCTTCGGACCACGG GACCCCGAGGCTTCCCGGGCCCCCCCGGCCCCGACGGGCCTGCCGGGCTCCATGGGGTCCCCCCGGCACCCCGAGCGTGGACCACGGCTTCCTGGTGACCCGCACAGCCAGACCGTCGACGACCCCCAGTGCCCGCCCGGGCACCAAGGTCCTGTATCACGGCTACTCCCTGGCTGTACGTGCAGGGGCAACGAGCGAGCTCACGGCCAGGACCTGGGTGAGGCGGGGGCCCTGCAGCACGACCCTCCCACGTCCCCCCCAACCG